The Vigna angularis cultivar LongXiaoDou No.4 chromosome 9, ASM1680809v1, whole genome shotgun sequence DNA window ATATATGGAAACAAATGATTGATGTCTGACGTTTAGGGCTTCTCTCCCAAATGCAGAAGAAGGTGCATCCATAAACAGCAGCTACCAGGCATTTTCCTTTCTACCTGCCACAGTTTCAACCACTCAtgtcttttctccttctttccaTTTCGATTCTCTAGTCAACTACACTCCCCCTATATAATATCTACCTCACACTCTTCCATCCTCACACTTCAATCTAAAGACAAAACTTACACAATTCACGAGGGTATCTTTCTCTCCCTCCATCACTATTCTGCagtcttttgtttttttgtcttatctatCTACCCTACACTTTGTTTCTTCAGGTACTTAACTTCTTAATGGACAGCGAGGAAGTCCCATCAGCACCTTCTACACCTGCAACACCAGGGGCTCCTCTTTTTGTAGCAACCTCAGGTTTGAGAAACCTAATGTTTTAAGGAAATCGTCCTTCCTCAGAAGTTGCAAATGCTTCAGTACTGTTGAACAATGGACCTTGGAAGATGGAGCCAAGCCTAGAGTTTCTTGCTCTTTACCATCCTCTCCCATCCCCCTAGCAAAAAAGGTATCAAAATTGCACTAAGCTAAGCTCTTTTTATAGCAAAATGATCAAAAGGGTTTAGTTGAAAGAAGCAATGATGACCCTTTTGCTTATATATGTTGATTGATGTTACTGAGTTGATTCCAAATTAAACCAGGTTGGAGCTGAGTTTATTGGCACGTTCATCCTCATGTTTGCTGCTATTGGCACTGCTATTGTGAACCAGAAGACTCATGGCTCGGAGACTCTGATTGGATGTGCTGCAGCAAATGGACTTGCTGTCATGATCATCATTTTCTCCACTGGTCACATCTCTGGGGCTCATCTCAACCCCGCTGTCACCATTTCCTTCGCTGCATTAAAGCACTTTCCGTGGAAGAATGTAACTAAAAATTAAGCCGTAACATagttttttgtttatcttttttcttgGTCTGATGTATCTTCTTTCTGAATGAAATAATTGCAGGTGCCAGTGTATATTGTTACACAAGTTTTGGCATCAGTAAGTGCTGCATTTGCTCTGAAAGTGGTTTTTCATCCCTTCATGAGCGGTGGAGTGACGGTCCCTTCAGTAGGATATGGGCAAGCTTTCGCCACAGAGTTCATTGTCAGCTTTATTCTCATGTTCGTTGTCACTGCAGTGGCCACCGACACAAGAGCTGTGAGTATCTTATTCTATTAACCACTTAGTCTGATAAGTAACTAAACCGAATCAGTTGAAGAAGTATACGAAAACGATGTTTTGAGATCGACAAACGTTAATTAATTACTGGCAATGGAAGAGATTAGTGGATAAGTGATAAACTCCCAAAGAAGTTTTTGTCtgtttctctatttttatatgattttgtttgtttaatatttCTGTCAGATCTGAGGATTggttttatttagtatttatcaATGCATGTTTTCGATCTTAGAAAGGAGACAAGTCAATGAAAACATTGTATGTTATTATGACACTAGTTTGAGCCTTGTCTCCCTTAGCTAGATCCATGAAGCTCATGATACTCGTGCATGTACcgtaaaacaaaaacataaataaaactgAAGTACATCTCGATGTTGTCACAGTAGcaatataatttcttttcttttatacacTCACCTTTAaggatattttaacaatttttttaataatttttgacAACCGAGAATGtgtcattatttattatatatgttgttctaaaaaaaagttgtcaaaaaaattgttaaaagagatttttttcttttttaaacttttatttttatctctttccTGCAAAGAAAACGTTTTGTATAAAATTGAACACAAAAACAGATATTTTTGTCACAATAATATTGCATGCATATAAATAGCAATAAAAGGTTATTCAAGACTTATTTTTGCATGCTGCTGGATTAGTTCTTTCGAAAAGATCTTTAGTTCATATCTCAGTATTGTTCGTTAAATTGAATTATCTCGAGTGAATTTATGCATGTATGTTGTTTTTGCAGTTTCAAGTTTCTACAGATGTGTGTCtctatatatttcaaaaatatatcaGAAGTTTAAGCATTTGAAATATCTCGCATGAGGATAACTTTTCCTTGTTAGTATattaacacaattaaaaaattttgaaactattttttgtattttttgttgattattttattgatgataaaaaaactTAGTGAAAATAATGATTTTCTGGGTTTCAAAGACTagttgaaataatatttatattatataagaaaatgtaATCACAGGGAGAtcaaatatgtgattttattacttttgtGTTGATTTGAAAAATTCGTAAAGCAATACTACTTTTTTGTTGGGATACCGATCCATTTACCCTTAATATTTCAAGCTAGATGTGTTCATTTATAGTTCATGCAATTAGGGCAAAGACAATTggtacacacacacacacacatatatatatatatatatatatatatatatatatatatatatatatatatatatatatatatatatatatatatatattcacaacAAATAGCTAACTTTCCACTTCCATAGTTGAGCCAAACGTTGTGCCAATGCTTTAAATAGAAATAGAGCTAAACTCCAAGGAGAGTTTTTTTATGGTAAATTCCGTTTTCTTGTTTTCCACCAAAAACCAAATTCTAAAAAGACTATGCTCGCCACATATAGTACCAAAAAAGAGatatatattaatagaaaataaatatatgagcAGTTTTTGTTCGTTTTCTACCACTACACTGCATCAATACATACATTTTGGAGTGAGATATACTATGtttaacacacacacacacacacacatatatatatatatatatatatatatatatatatatatatatatatgagtagATATAActgatatatattataatctgTTAATATTATGCAGGTGGGAGAGCTTGCAGGAATAGCAGTGGGAGCTACAGTGATGCTCAACATACTTATTGCAGGGTATAAGTCCCAACTTATTTTCAAACACATTACTAgtacattattaattaacaattattGGTGGTTTTctgcataaaagaagaaaacaaaaaacatatatagTAAGAAGCACATGGGTCACTAGGAacatcaataatataataataatacatatcacatatatatatatatacaaatatgtTTAATGGTTTTAATTATTCTTGGCATAATCCAATCTTTTCAAAGTGGAAAGGGAAGGGCTTTAGCAATAGCACAAGTTGGGGTAGTCATGGTTGAAGCAAAATAGAATCTGTTCGGTATTCGAAAGTGTTTGATTTTCTTAAAACCAGAATGAGAAGAGAATAAAAGATGTGTATTTTTTGAAAACATGGTCCCCTTTGAAATGAATTAGAGAAGGCAAGTAGAGATAAGAAAGAATGGAATAGTGTGCGTGAGTGTGGAAAAAGAGGAAGTGGTGATGGGTGAAAAATATTCGTTGATTtggttaatttattattgttcatGTATAATTATGGTGACTAATTAAAGGCCAGCAACTGGAAGTTCAATGAACCCTGTTAGAACATTGGGTCCAGCCATTGCTGCAAACAACTACAAGGGCATATGGGTGTATCTCATTGCTCCCATATTTGGAACTCTCTGTGGGGCAGGTGCCTACACTGTGGTCAAGCTGCCCGAGGAAGAGGCAACAAAACCACCACCTCATTCGCCTTCTGCCATTGTTGGGAGCTTCAGAAGCTCATCATGAATGTACCcatgaaaatattatagatattcCATGGAAGCATGCAGAATTCACCACTGTTTGGTGCATGCAAGTATATTAGATtagatagatatatatacaCATGGGTCTCTGTTCATGTATGCATCAACGTCTTCTGTAATTTTGGAATCAAGCAGGCTTCTTCAATGCAGCTTTTTTCATGTTATAAATCTCTATTTCTGCCTCACAAGCAGCTATTTTGGCATCGTACATGGCTATCTCAGCCATTTTCTCTTCCTCAGTGTCCTTCCGGCACCGACCAGGATACGAAAATAGATGAATCCGATCTTCATGCAgcatatataaaaaagtattaggAGAACATAAAAACATAGTCTGTAACATGTAACGGCAAACCAGAAAGAATAAAAGGATTTAAAAGAAGGTGTGAACAGTAAATTTGAGGGTGCAAAAAgtgcaaataataaaaaaaaaatttccaaagTTTCTCCTTCTTCACGTGCAAACACAGATGCATCCAGGACCAGTCGCCGCTGCACCTCTCCATGGCGGCCAGAGACGCCGCCGGCGACTCCATGGCAGCAGCGCTTCTTCCATCCATGTCATTCGAAACGCAATCCCTCCAGAATGCCACGACGCCGCTGGCCACCATTGAAGCCATCTTTGGCGACTCCAACCCCATCACTCTTCCCTTCCTCAACGTGGGACACTCCGATACCTCCGCTGCCGTTCGCGCTATCGCCATGCCAGGGCCTTCGTCCGCAGCGAAATAGCCATCACAACCCTCGTAACTGGAGCCGTCATCATCACTGGCAGCGGCTCCATTTTCATCGGTGTCTTCTTCAGCCGTCATCTCAGAAACTGCCGTGCGTTATCGTCAGTGGTGAAAcagtttaatttattaaactaaaattttaaaatattttcaacgaTTCAGTTAACTAATATTACAACAAAATATTGTCAtagtaaattttctttttcattttgccTGTAAAACATGTCTTTAAATACATGAATTTGGTTTGACCTTCAAATTTtcgaaacaaaaattataaattgaccaTACCATctaaccaaaataaataatttataacaataCCATAAACATAATAATGTTATATTACTGAAATATCTTAAAACTTGTTCGAAATTTATAATCCGTGAATgaataaatttacattttttttcttgaaaaaatacaaaaaatcattttttccgagaattttaattttataccgtattaaataaatataaaaatatattatcctatcattattttatgtgaattaatatgaaaaaataaaataacatttacattactctttgaaaatggaatgaaaaaaaagaaatatatatatataacataacaatttatcaaaacataaaagaaaaccTAACTTTGTGAATCAACCCAATCCTACATGTTTACATTAATTGAAGACGCAATACCTAAGTAAAAGATTTAAGGACTTTACCTAATTTTTTGTGTGGGTTAagtagtttttttgtttttaaataattacaaaaagccttttataagatattatataatttgtataaagtattaaatataaatataagacaaCTTTAAAAGTCATTGTTAATGATTAATATATgggtttaaaaaatttaagcaaaataaagtaaattagtTAGTTTTATTAGAATGTGATTATATTATAATGCATGAATTGCTCCATACACGTCTTATCTAAGGAAGGAAAGGATCGAGATCTATCTAAAATTCTGGATTATAAAGCAAgcaaactaatttttattttattttttttctctctgttgGTAGAAAAACTCAAcaatagaaagaaaataaatcaaaaagaaagagaaagcgaGCAATTGCAAGTCGTCTGTTCGTGGGAGCAGACGACCCGTCTTCATCGCCAAACAACCTCAAATCGCATCAACGTTCGCTGTTATTccatcaaaaaataaaacatcgTTTGATTTTTGATCTTTCTTTAGTTTCTGATCTATGGAGGTTCCGAGTTCCTGGGATGCCCTTCGCAAGCAGGttcttaattttctatttttatgctttctttttcagATTATGCATCTGCGTATGTTGGAAATGATGCAACTAAAATGGGCATGCATAATTCGAGTGCTCcaaattttaatcttttctttatGGGGTTTCTTCATTTTGTCGGTGATGGGGAATTCATGGGATTGGGGTTCTACCCTTTCTCTATCTGGGCTTTAAATTTGGTTTGATTTGTTGAGTTGCAGGTTTATGGCAGTGTATTGATGGGTTCAATTATAGAATTCTGTCTTTAGATTTaggttaattttatatattaggaATACATCTGATTTGTTTAAGAAATAAGGTTTTCCTATTCTGATCTACATCATATTGAGTTTCGATTAGGAGAAGATCTTTCGAAGGTGCCAAATCAGGATTATTGTaacttataacaattttttctctGATCATAGATGGTATATGGATATTGATGTGCTGTTAAAATACAGGAGCACAACTGTGTAAACTGTTTGGAAAATATGAAGTGATGTTGAGTGACTAAGATCGTATTTGATTTACCATCATACATCAGTTTTTGCAATTTCCAATGAGTAATACGATTTTCAATGTTATTCCCCTCAGGTTTTTcgaaatcaaatatatcttaattGATTCCAATGCCAAACCAAACAGACTCTGATATTAAGATTCAATTAATTTCGTGAATCGTGAAGCTAATTTTTGAATTGTAAATCATAATAATTTGTATCAAATCATAAAATTCTTCAAAGACGATggaaaataactataaatatatcatatagATGATTAATAGTGTTCagtgtaataatttaaaattagataaaatcaGAAAACGGTTTGTAAAACAAAACTATCAGTGAGTCCGTGAAGCCTCTACATTGGAAGAGTGGAAATGAAGAAATGTAACAATCAATTAATGTTCATGCATTGAACAACTAACTGAGAAAGAAAGTAGCCGTATAATTAAATAGAACAGTTTAGAAATGTGTCTTCAATTCTTTTCATTTATCACTCTAAGCTTATGTGACTTTTCAATTTCTTAGCGAATGGCAGAAGGATGAgtaaaaaggaaataataacGAATTGTGGAACGTGTGATTCATATCGATTTTTATGAAAGTGTATCAACCCAATCATTTATCGTAAGATTCATAGACAATTGAAATTCATCTTAAGATACAAATTGTAGTTAACTGAATCACATCAAATGGTATGACTCAAGTTGTGCATTGCTCTATTTTAATAACTCTGCGAAATAGTGAAGTTGTACAATTCCAACCTTTTGTTTTCATGTACTGACAGTTAAAATCGATATTTTTTAGATATGCTTCTCTATATTTGCCTTTTCTTGGAGTTCTGATGAAAAGCTTATGCAATAGATAAATTgtatttgtataaataaagagAGAGATGGAAAGATAGAAAGTGTGAGATAAGATGGTTGATGTAATttatagagagaaaaaaaatagtgttaaaaATGTACATAATATTATGGAATTTTAGTTGTCAGTCCTTAAAACTTCAAGCTTGCAATTCCTGTACATTTtgaaatatgtatattaaatcTTTTGGGACATTCTTCAACATGAAAGTGTGGATTTTAGTTGACCTATTTTGTTTGCTGGTTTAAGTGTTGTTCAATGTGTTTACAACTTGTTTCTTTTCCTTAATCATAATAACATAATCATCAtagtaatgataataataataatgaaaaagaagtGAAAATTTTGATACTTTTGATTTTGGCTTCCTTTGTGGTTACctagtttataaatattttagttttcttagGAAAATGATTTATAGTTTTTCCTCCAAATCTCTTTCAGGCGAGAAAACTTGAAGCTCAGTTAGATGAGCAGATGAATTCTTATCGTAAATTGGTTTCTGCTAATGTTTCTTCAAAAGCTGATGCCTCAGAGAGTGATCTAGAGTCTTGGATTGAGCGATTACTAAAACAACTTCAACAAGTAAATGCACAGATGCAAGCATGGGTGTCATCTGGTGGTTCAGAAATGGTTTCTCACACTTTGACTAGACAccaagaaattcttcaagatcTCACCCAGGTATTGTACAGTTGAAGCTTGTGTCATCCTGCATCATTTTGTGTGAGCCTATGCTAGTTATGGagcttttattattttgaattgctTTCTGCATGTAAATAGGAATATTGACATTTCATGTATACCACCCTGAGACCAATGGTTCATTCTCACAAGTGAGGATTTTAACCCAAATACGTTAAACTTTTTTACTTCCACTAATGGCAAGTAAATGTTGAAGAAACTTTcccaatttaatttataagtttttgttTACAAGGAATTCTTCTCTCATTTCCATAAGATATGACAAACTGCTGGTAACTGTCACCGGCATTATATCCTGATGATAGTAgcataaaattaaatcatatacatttaatatttattttatctactAGTATTCAATGCTACTATGATCCCTCTCCCTGTGTTGTATCCCAATATTTTTGTCAGCGTCTTTGATGTTTTTGCATTAAGTGATACTTGATACTAACTTTCTAATTGTCACTATATATTATTTCCATAATTTGCTCTTAGATCTTCGACATAAGTTTTACCTtgtaatgtatttttttgttttttttatcaattacttAATGTCTTCAAACCTTTAAACTTTTTGCACTAAGCTGGATGCAATTGAACTGCAGGAATTTTATCGTCTTCGTTCAAGTCTTCTAGCTAAGCAAGAACATGCTTCACTGCTGGAAGATTTTAAAGAATTTGATCGGACAAGATTAGACTTGGAACAAGGTGTAGACACTGAACAGCATGCACTCCTAAAAGAGCGTGCATCTATCAGCCGAAGTACAGGACATGTTAGTGATACAAAAACACTTAGTTTCACTTTTCTGATTTAAAATgctgttttgtttcttctcaaTCCAGATATTGCTAGCATATGTTATATACTTATACTATATATGAACCCTTTTTTCCTACGATGCATCTGACTTGTATATTGTATAGTTTTTCTTTAGCTGGGGCATTGATAAACATATCAGGTTTTGCTTTAGCCTGTCAGGCTTTAGGAAACATTATAACCAACCCCTATATATTCTATTAAAGCCGACACTATTTTTCTTAGTGTACTCTGTCTCCTCGACCAACACAACTTTTCCTTTATcatgaatttcagattttgtcatttatttttctcaatttttattgCTCATTTATGTGGTTGTTAATGCCAGAATTTACATATGTGTAATGTAAATTTTCTTACAGCTAAATTGATTTAGTTGGTTCGAGTTTAAAGTGTTTAGATAGGAATAAtctgttttgaaattatttttctttgaggGATCAATATTCATCAATACTTAAATGTTAGAAAACAAGTTAGTCTTTTATGGACTTATTGGAATTTCGTATGTAAGAAATGCTAAGCAACACGCCATGTACTAGGGATACAGCAACTGCAAAGAACTGCTTTTCCGAGAAGCCTTTGATTTTTTCCTTAAATTTGTATCTTATGTCCAATTGTACTAGTCTTATTTTGAACTGTTCTGCCTATTTTTGGGCTGCAGATGGACAACGTTATTTCACAAGCACAAGCAACACTAGGAGCACTTGTCTTCCAACGCTCAACATTTGGCGGTATCAATTCGAAGCTTGGCAACGTTAGCAGTCGCCTCCCAACGGTATGATTCTCATCATTATGGATTTTGGTGTTTAAATCATTTCCTGTTGGCCGTATACATCTTGCATTGTATAAGTAGTGCAAGAAAAGGGACACTGAATAAGGTTTCATGTTTCGTGAGTGTTTGATGTAGCAGTTTTTAATAATGTTTCAGGTAAATAATATACTTTCGGCAATAAAGAGGAAAAAGTCAATGGATACCATTATACTTTCCCTTGTTGCAGCCGTATGCAcatttctcattttcatctACTGGCTATCCAAGTGAAGCTGCTGCTTTTGTTGGATGCTCCACTTTTGTAAACTCCTGTATGTTCTTTTGACTATTGAGTTTAGTACCTCGTCCATgctgaaacacatttttcagcTAGTCTATTTTTTATTCCATTGTTCATCCATGTACCACAAAAGCAATGCTGAGCAAAGTAAAGATCAGAAATTTCCTAGTGTTCTATTTCTTGGTTCCCATTTCATAAATCATAGCATGTAGTGAGGAGGGGtggattattatatatatatatataaaggtgtGTATTTTGGTTCAATTTATCCTGAAGAACTGTTTTACATATCAATTTGTTGAGACAGTTTTTGTAAATAAAGATGAAACATCAATATTGTTTTGACAGAATTGATGTCTTGTTCTAAAACCAACAACGAACAGACAGAGAGAAATTGAATATCTACTTTTAGAATGTATCAAAAGTAGAATAAATGTTCGAAGTAATCCTTGAAATTGTATCCTGTTGTCATAAAAGTCACTGgaactaaagaaaattaaaatacctGAA harbors:
- the LOC108320420 gene encoding Golgi SNAP receptor complex member 1-1, with amino-acid sequence MEVPSSWDALRKQARKLEAQLDEQMNSYRKLVSANVSSKADASESDLESWIERLLKQLQQVNAQMQAWVSSGGSEMVSHTLTRHQEILQDLTQEFYRLRSSLLAKQEHASLLEDFKEFDRTRLDLEQGVDTEQHALLKERASISRSTGHMDNVISQAQATLGALVFQRSTFGGINSKLGNVSSRLPTVNNILSAIKRKKSMDTIILSLVAAVCTFLIFIYWLSK